In Pleurocapsa sp. PCC 7319, the following are encoded in one genomic region:
- the pyk gene encoding pyruvate kinase, whose translation MRSPTNPRRTKIVATVGPATLKPEILRQLIKAGATTLRINFSHGTQQDHQKAIRLIRQTAFELDQPVGILQDLQGPKIRLGKFASGKIKLKNGDPYILTSRKVECDQNIGYISYEKLAQEVPENATILLDDGKVEMKVERIDRANQDLHCRVVVGGPLSSNKGVNFPGVFLSVKALTKKDREDLMFGLDQGVDWIALSFVRNPQDILEIKDLVASAGKSIPIIAKIEKHEAIEQMDAVLSLCDGVMVARGDLGVELPAEDVPILQKRLIATANRLGIPIITATQMLDSMVNSPRPTRAEVSDVANAILDGTDAVMLSNETAVGNYPVQAVETMATIACRIEQEQKIHNHKRTKRSITHAISAAVGQIAAQLDAAAIMTLTKTGATARNVSKFRPKTPILAITPHVYVARRLQMVWGVRPLLMLDLSSAAQTFQAAINVAQEKNWLSAGDLVVMTAGTLQGVSGSTDLIKVELVKAVLGEGSGIGQGAISGRARVAHNPQEINDFNPGEILVTPGTNAQFVDIIRQASGIITEEDNLTSHAAVIGLRLGIPVIVGFKNATEVIREGAILTLDAKRGIVFSGAANKE comes from the coding sequence ATGCGATCGCCAACTAACCCGCGTCGGACGAAAATTGTCGCCACTGTAGGGCCAGCTACACTAAAACCTGAGATACTGCGTCAGTTAATCAAAGCTGGTGCAACCACCCTGAGGATCAACTTTTCTCATGGTACGCAACAAGATCATCAAAAGGCGATACGTTTAATTCGACAGACGGCTTTTGAACTAGATCAACCTGTCGGTATCTTACAAGATTTACAAGGACCCAAAATTCGCTTGGGCAAGTTTGCTAGCGGTAAAATTAAGCTCAAAAATGGCGATCCCTATATCCTAACGAGTCGTAAGGTTGAGTGCGATCAGAACATAGGTTACATTAGCTACGAAAAGTTAGCCCAAGAAGTACCTGAAAATGCCACTATCTTGCTAGATGATGGCAAAGTGGAAATGAAGGTAGAGAGAATAGATCGGGCAAATCAAGATTTGCATTGCCGGGTAGTTGTAGGAGGACCCCTTTCTAGTAATAAGGGAGTCAATTTCCCTGGTGTTTTCTTATCAGTTAAAGCTCTGACCAAAAAAGACCGTGAAGATTTAATGTTTGGCTTAGATCAGGGAGTGGATTGGATTGCTCTCAGTTTTGTGCGAAATCCTCAAGACATTCTCGAAATCAAGGATCTTGTTGCTAGCGCCGGTAAGTCAATTCCGATAATTGCCAAAATCGAAAAACATGAGGCGATCGAGCAGATGGATGCCGTTCTCTCTCTCTGCGACGGAGTGATGGTAGCCAGAGGTGATCTAGGAGTAGAATTGCCAGCGGAAGACGTACCCATCTTGCAAAAGCGTCTGATTGCTACTGCCAACAGGTTAGGAATCCCCATTATTACCGCCACCCAAATGTTAGACAGCATGGTTAATAGTCCTCGACCAACCCGTGCGGAAGTATCTGATGTGGCCAATGCCATTTTGGATGGTACAGATGCAGTAATGTTGTCGAATGAAACGGCCGTGGGTAATTATCCTGTACAGGCAGTAGAGACGATGGCTACAATTGCCTGTCGGATTGAACAAGAACAAAAAATCCATAATCATAAACGAACTAAACGCTCCATTACTCACGCCATATCTGCTGCTGTGGGTCAGATCGCTGCCCAGTTAGATGCTGCGGCAATTATGACCTTAACTAAGACTGGTGCCACCGCCCGCAATGTATCTAAATTTAGACCAAAAACGCCAATTCTAGCGATTACTCCCCATGTATATGTTGCTCGAAGACTACAAATGGTTTGGGGAGTCAGACCATTACTAATGTTGGATTTATCTTCTGCTGCTCAGACTTTCCAAGCAGCAATTAATGTTGCTCAAGAAAAAAACTGGCTATCGGCTGGAGACTTAGTAGTCATGACCGCAGGAACTTTGCAGGGTGTATCAGGTTCAACAGACTTAATCAAAGTGGAATTAGTAAAAGCAGTCTTGGGAGAAGGCTCCGGAATTGGTCAAGGAGCAATTAGTGGTAGAGCTAGAGTAGCTCACAATCCTCAAGAGATTAATGATTTCAATCCCGGTGAAATTTTAGTTACCCCTGGTACTAATGCCCAGTTTGTTGATATTATCCGCCAAGCATCAGGAATTATTACCGAAGAAGATAACTTAACTAGTCATGCGGCAGTTATTGGCTTACGTTTAGGTATTCCGGTAATTGTTGGCTTTAAAAATGCAACCGAAGTAATCCGTGAAGGGGCAATTTTGACCCTAGATGCGAAACGTGGCATCGTTTTTTCTGGTGCAGCCAACAAAGAATAA
- the hisH gene encoding imidazole glycerol phosphate synthase subunit HisH — MVNVAVIDYDMGNLHSACKGLEKSGAVPEITHSPHDIHGADAVVLPGVGAFDPAMRHIRERDLEEPIKEAIASGKPFLGICLGLQILFDGSEEGTERGLGVVPGLVRRFRSEPDITIPQMGWNQLEMSQPQLALWQDLPPDPYVYFVHSFYVDPEDRSINAATVTHGSQTVTAAIARDNLMAVQFHPEKSSDNGLLILSNFITLVKNQQNLAITF; from the coding sequence ATGGTCAACGTAGCTGTGATTGACTACGATATGGGAAATCTTCACTCTGCCTGTAAAGGCTTAGAAAAGTCTGGCGCAGTGCCTGAGATCACCCATTCCCCTCATGATATTCACGGTGCTGATGCTGTTGTCTTGCCTGGAGTTGGGGCTTTTGACCCCGCCATGCGACACATTAGAGAGCGCGATTTAGAAGAACCAATTAAAGAGGCGATCGCTTCAGGAAAACCTTTTTTAGGAATTTGTTTGGGGTTACAAATATTGTTTGATGGTTCAGAAGAGGGGACGGAAAGAGGCTTGGGAGTTGTTCCTGGTCTCGTGCGTCGTTTTAGAAGTGAGCCAGATATTACCATTCCTCAAATGGGTTGGAATCAACTAGAAATGAGCCAGCCTCAACTAGCTTTATGGCAAGATTTACCCCCAGATCCATATGTATATTTCGTGCACTCTTTTTACGTCGATCCTGAAGATCGGAGTATTAATGCAGCTACCGTAACTCATGGCTCACAAACGGTAACGGCAGCGATCGCCCGTGATAATTTGATGGCGGTACAATTCCATCCTGAAAAGTCTTCTGACAATGGTTTACTGATTCTTTCCAACTTTATCACCCTGGTAAAAAATCAGCAGAATCTAGCAATTACTTTCTAA
- a CDS encoding M20 family metallopeptidase yields the protein MLSEIKNIAQNFAPRLIEIRRHLHAHPELSGEEYQTSAYIAGVLSSCGLSVQEAVGKTGVVGELIGSGSDRRTLAIRTDMDALPIQEYPKLDFASRNPGIMHACGHDVHATLGLGTAMILSQLSTSLPGNVRFLFQPAEEIAQGAKWMVKDGVMAGIDAIYGVHVFPSIPARQIGIRYGALTSAADELEIIIQGESGHGARPHQAIDAIWIAAQVITTLQQAISRTQNPLHPIVLSIGQIEGGRAHNVIADRVRMIGTVRSLHPDSHANLPQWIENIVQGTCQTFGAKCHVDYRRGVPSVQNDETLTQLLESATREAWGNESVQILPEPSLGAEDFSVYLEQVPGCMFRLGVGLGGETNYPLHHPKFEVDEDAILTGVVTMAYTACKYWQSAA from the coding sequence ATGCTCTCTGAAATCAAAAATATTGCGCAAAATTTTGCTCCTCGACTAATCGAAATCCGTCGCCACCTCCACGCTCATCCTGAATTAAGTGGAGAAGAATATCAAACCTCTGCTTATATTGCCGGAGTCTTATCTTCCTGTGGTCTTAGTGTTCAAGAAGCTGTCGGAAAAACAGGAGTAGTAGGCGAGTTAATTGGTTCAGGAAGCGATCGCCGTACTTTAGCAATTCGTACTGATATGGATGCTCTTCCGATTCAGGAGTATCCCAAACTTGACTTTGCTTCCCGCAATCCAGGAATTATGCACGCCTGTGGGCATGATGTACATGCCACCTTAGGTTTAGGCACAGCAATGATTTTGTCACAGCTATCGACTAGTCTTCCTGGCAATGTACGCTTCTTATTTCAACCAGCCGAAGAAATTGCCCAGGGAGCAAAATGGATGGTCAAAGACGGCGTAATGGCTGGTATAGATGCGATTTATGGGGTTCATGTATTTCCTTCAATTCCCGCCCGTCAAATAGGTATTCGCTATGGAGCTTTAACTTCGGCTGCTGATGAGTTAGAAATTATTATCCAAGGAGAGTCGGGACACGGTGCGCGTCCCCATCAGGCGATCGATGCGATCTGGATTGCTGCGCAAGTCATTACCACACTGCAACAAGCAATTAGTCGCACCCAAAATCCTTTACACCCCATTGTCTTATCTATTGGGCAAATAGAAGGGGGTAGAGCGCATAACGTAATTGCCGATCGCGTACGAATGATTGGTACAGTGCGATCGCTTCATCCTGATAGCCACGCTAATTTACCTCAATGGATTGAAAATATTGTCCAAGGTACTTGTCAGACTTTTGGGGCTAAGTGCCATGTAGATTATCGTCGAGGAGTTCCCTCAGTGCAAAATGATGAGACCTTAACTCAGCTCCTAGAATCGGCTACTCGAGAAGCCTGGGGTAATGAAAGCGTACAAATTCTACCAGAACCATCTCTAGGTGCTGAAGACTTTTCGGTATATCTAGAGCAAGTTCCTGGCTGTATGTTCCGTCTGGGCGTAGGACTTGGAGGCGAAACTAACTATCCCCTGCATCATCCTAAATTTGAAGTTGATGAAGACGCGATTCTGACTGGGGTGGTAACAATGGCCTATACTGCCTGTAAATATTGGCAATCAGCAGCTTAA
- a CDS encoding Stp1/IreP family PP2C-type Ser/Thr phosphatase: MKRHFIGLTDTGVVRTANQDNYFVDDELGRFFIVADGMGGHAGGQEASKIATEEIRAYLKQYWDSPLSSEVLLKEAVEKANLGIIADQKAHPERGDMGTTVVVLIFREDKPWCAHVGDSRLYRLRSSQLEQITEDHTWVGMALKAGEINPEQAKFHPWRHVLSQCLGRQDLQRIDIQEFEVQPGDRLLICSDGLTEEVPDEKIQAVLTSLESCQATAQELIDTAKAAGGSDNITVVIVAHE; the protein is encoded by the coding sequence ATGAAGCGTCACTTTATAGGTCTTACCGATACAGGGGTTGTAAGAACAGCCAATCAAGATAATTACTTTGTCGACGATGAATTGGGGCGTTTTTTTATTGTAGCTGATGGTATGGGAGGACATGCTGGCGGTCAAGAAGCTAGCAAAATTGCTACAGAAGAGATTAGAGCCTATTTAAAACAATATTGGGATTCTCCCCTTTCTTCAGAAGTGCTGTTGAAAGAAGCCGTAGAAAAAGCAAATCTGGGAATCATCGCCGACCAAAAAGCTCATCCTGAAAGAGGTGACATGGGTACTACGGTAGTAGTATTGATCTTCCGCGAGGATAAACCTTGGTGCGCTCATGTTGGTGATTCTCGTCTTTATCGATTACGTAGTTCTCAATTGGAACAAATTACAGAAGACCATACCTGGGTAGGCATGGCTCTTAAAGCCGGAGAAATAAATCCAGAACAGGCTAAATTTCACCCCTGGAGGCACGTTTTATCTCAATGTCTTGGGCGTCAAGATTTGCAGAGGATTGATATTCAAGAATTTGAAGTTCAGCCAGGCGATCGCCTGTTAATCTGTAGTGATGGTTTAACAGAGGAAGTTCCTGACGAAAAAATTCAAGCTGTCTTGACTAGTTTAGAATCTTGTCAAGCAACTGCTCAGGAATTGATTGATACAGCTAAAGCAGCAGGCGGTTCTGATAATATCACTGTAGTCATAGTGGCTCACGAATAA
- a CDS encoding alpha/beta hydrolase, whose protein sequence is MLKKFGLIVLAVSAVLYVAGCILLRLGQTRFIFYPDPVLRTTPQNYGLDYQDVWIEIDREKVHGWWIPASEKTAPVLLYFHGNASNNGDVTDIAAMFHQIGLSVLLIDYRGYGKSSPTFPSEKSVYQDALAAWNYLTTVRQIEPAKIFVYGHSLGGAIAIELAIKHPEMAGLVVEGTFTSIKEVASQDKIFRIFPLGWILTQHFDSISKIQSLQVPVLIMHGTADEVIPVTMADELFAMAPEPKELLIIPQAMHNNVHQVGGRQYLEHLQQFIQSNLTN, encoded by the coding sequence ATGCTAAAAAAATTTGGTTTGATTGTTCTAGCTGTTTCCGCAGTATTATACGTAGCAGGATGTATACTACTGCGACTTGGACAAACCAGATTTATCTTTTACCCCGATCCTGTACTCAGAACAACGCCCCAAAATTATGGCTTAGATTATCAAGATGTTTGGATTGAGATAGATCGAGAAAAAGTACATGGTTGGTGGATACCAGCTTCTGAAAAAACTGCACCAGTTCTATTATATTTTCACGGCAATGCCAGTAATAATGGAGATGTAACTGATATTGCGGCCATGTTCCATCAGATAGGATTATCTGTATTGTTGATTGACTATCGTGGTTATGGTAAAAGCAGTCCCACTTTCCCCAGTGAAAAAAGTGTATATCAAGATGCCCTCGCAGCTTGGAATTATCTAACTACAGTTCGTCAAATTGAACCGGCAAAAATTTTTGTCTATGGTCATTCTTTAGGAGGAGCGATCGCAATTGAGCTAGCAATTAAACACCCTGAAATGGCAGGGTTAGTTGTTGAAGGAACTTTTACTTCGATAAAAGAGGTAGCTAGCCAAGATAAAATTTTTCGCATTTTCCCCTTAGGCTGGATTCTGACTCAGCATTTTGACTCCATCAGCAAAATCCAGTCATTACAAGTTCCTGTGCTAATTATGCACGGTACTGCTGATGAAGTAATTCCAGTGACTATGGCTGATGAATTGTTTGCTATGGCACCAGAACCTAAAGAGCTTTTGATTATTCCTCAGGCTATGCACAACAATGTACATCAAGTTGGAGGTCGACAGTATTTAGAGCATTTACAACAATTTATTCAATCAAATCTGACAAATTAG
- a CDS encoding DUF4278 domain-containing protein, translating into MELCYRGTTYRVSSTPVNTIESETTARFMGKTYTVRQTSCPVILEPNFYQYRGVIYGKMFFNGSSEFGVRSS; encoded by the coding sequence ATGGAACTTTGTTATCGAGGCACAACCTATCGAGTCAGCAGTACTCCGGTAAATACTATTGAATCTGAGACCACCGCTAGATTTATGGGCAAAACTTATACTGTTCGTCAGACCAGTTGCCCAGTTATTTTGGAGCCTAATTTTTATCAATATCGAGGAGTAATTTATGGAAAAATGTTTTTTAACGGGAGTTCGGAGTTCGGAGTTCGGAGTTCATAA
- a CDS encoding YegS/Rv2252/BmrU family lipid kinase produces MSRKACLIFNPVAGQGDSEQDLATIKSYLEPEFELEVQFTTKEIDGAELASQAVANGVETIIASGGDGTVSAVAGALIGTDIALGAISRGTANAFANALGIPDTIKAACDTILVGSTKKVDVGICNEKPLILLAGIGFEAETVEDADREAKDRLGILAYVLSGFKQLQKFTKFTAKIETKDKLITVEANAITIANAAPPSSVLAHGTAGVIFDDGLLDITILAPQTKTGAIATSFQLLQSASNKEAVDSDGVGYLRSEWIKVTTEPPQKVVLDGEIIGKTPIEVKCIPNGLNVFVPMEGKIQPKEKLDNLSGVDIELKQ; encoded by the coding sequence ATGAGTCGTAAAGCTTGTTTGATTTTTAATCCTGTTGCGGGTCAAGGAGACTCAGAACAAGATTTAGCAACCATTAAAAGCTACTTAGAACCGGAATTTGAGCTAGAAGTTCAATTTACCACTAAAGAAATTGACGGCGCAGAATTAGCTAGTCAAGCTGTAGCAAATGGAGTGGAAACGATTATTGCCTCCGGTGGAGATGGTACGGTTTCGGCTGTAGCGGGAGCTTTAATCGGAACAGATATTGCTTTAGGTGCAATTTCTAGAGGAACAGCTAACGCTTTTGCCAATGCTTTAGGTATACCCGACACAATAAAAGCCGCCTGTGATACTATTTTGGTTGGATCAACTAAAAAGGTTGACGTGGGGATCTGTAATGAAAAACCTTTGATTTTACTAGCAGGAATTGGATTTGAAGCCGAAACCGTAGAAGATGCCGATCGCGAGGCAAAAGATCGGCTAGGTATACTAGCTTATGTTTTGTCTGGATTTAAGCAATTACAGAAATTTACTAAGTTTACCGCCAAGATTGAAACTAAAGATAAATTAATTACTGTAGAAGCTAATGCAATTACGATTGCTAATGCTGCCCCTCCTTCTTCTGTATTAGCTCATGGTACTGCTGGTGTTATTTTTGATGATGGTTTACTAGATATTACAATTCTTGCTCCTCAAACCAAAACAGGTGCGATCGCCACCTCATTTCAATTGTTACAAAGTGCTAGTAATAAAGAGGCAGTAGATAGTGATGGAGTAGGATATCTGCGTTCAGAGTGGATTAAAGTAACCACCGAGCCGCCTCAAAAAGTAGTCTTGGATGGAGAAATTATAGGCAAAACGCCGATTGAAGTGAAGTGTATTCCTAATGGTTTAAATGTTTTTGTACCAATGGAGGGCAAAATTCAGCCAAAGGAGAAATTAGATAATTTGTCTGGAGTAGATATTGAATTGAAGCAATAG
- a CDS encoding AarF/ABC1/UbiB kinase family protein, with the protein MSPVLPNQNSIDYGSNKHSQAQTSLGVVPSTSLGEGAGTVVTVKSYRWNRPKYSRNRRRIDIWVFVCAFLFKNWRNSRKWTYSGGFTPEKQAIRRRAQAIWIRENFLQLGPTFIKLGQLFSTRADLFPTEYVEELSKLQDRVPAFPYEQVKETIELDFGKPINQLFLSFDPTPLAAASLGQVHKAKLHSGEEVVVKVQRPGLKQLFTVDLAILRQIARYFQNHPKWGQNRDWLGIYEECCRILWEETDYLKEGRNADTFRRNFRGEDWVCVPRVYWKYASPKVLTLEYLPGIKISHYEAIEAAGLDRKVLARLGAKAYLQQILNGGFFHADPHPGNIAVNTEGALIFYDFGMMGQIENNIREGLMDTLLGIAQKNGDMVVNSLIDLGALVPTGDMTSVRRSVQFMLDNFMDKPFEEQSVDAISEDLYDIAYGQPFRFPATFTFVMRAFSTLEGVGKGLDPEFNFMEVAQPYAMQLMTNSNNPNGSTIFDELGKQAAQVGTAALGLPRRIDDTIDKLERGDLRVRVRSIESERVMRRLSAIQLGTNYTMLFSALLICATLLLVSEYEIIAAIAAIIALVPGWALFRLLKRLDRIDRMF; encoded by the coding sequence GTGTCTCCTGTCCTTCCCAATCAAAACTCAATAGATTACGGGTCAAACAAACATTCTCAAGCTCAGACCAGCCTAGGAGTTGTTCCATCAACTTCTTTAGGAGAAGGAGCTGGAACAGTTGTAACGGTAAAATCTTACCGTTGGAATCGTCCTAAATACTCGCGTAATCGTCGCCGAATAGATATCTGGGTTTTTGTTTGTGCTTTCTTGTTTAAAAACTGGCGTAATAGTCGTAAGTGGACTTATTCAGGAGGCTTTACTCCAGAAAAGCAAGCAATTAGACGCAGAGCTCAAGCAATCTGGATTCGGGAAAATTTTCTGCAACTAGGACCTACTTTTATTAAACTAGGACAATTATTTTCTACCCGAGCGGATCTATTTCCCACTGAATATGTAGAAGAATTATCAAAGCTTCAGGATCGCGTTCCCGCTTTTCCTTATGAACAGGTAAAAGAAACTATTGAATTAGATTTTGGCAAACCAATTAATCAGCTATTTTTAAGTTTTGATCCTACACCTTTAGCAGCAGCCAGCTTGGGACAAGTACATAAAGCCAAACTTCATAGCGGTGAAGAGGTAGTTGTCAAAGTTCAGAGACCAGGACTCAAGCAGTTGTTCACTGTTGATTTGGCTATCTTGCGTCAAATTGCTCGTTATTTTCAGAATCATCCGAAATGGGGTCAAAATCGCGATTGGCTAGGAATTTATGAGGAATGTTGTCGTATTCTCTGGGAAGAAACTGACTATCTAAAGGAAGGACGAAATGCCGATACTTTCCGTCGCAACTTCAGGGGAGAAGACTGGGTTTGTGTTCCTCGTGTGTACTGGAAGTATGCTTCACCCAAAGTATTGACTTTAGAATATCTGCCAGGAATTAAGATCAGTCACTACGAGGCTATTGAAGCTGCAGGTTTAGACCGTAAGGTATTAGCTAGATTGGGAGCCAAAGCTTATCTTCAGCAAATTCTTAATGGTGGTTTTTTTCATGCCGACCCTCATCCAGGTAACATTGCTGTGAATACTGAGGGAGCTTTGATTTTCTATGATTTTGGCATGATGGGGCAAATCGAGAATAATATTCGTGAAGGTTTAATGGACACTTTGCTCGGTATTGCTCAGAAAAATGGCGATATGGTGGTTAATTCTCTGATTGATTTAGGAGCTTTAGTCCCCACAGGGGATATGACTTCGGTCAGGCGTTCAGTTCAATTTATGCTGGATAATTTTATGGACAAACCTTTTGAGGAACAGTCCGTAGATGCCATTAGCGAAGATCTCTATGATATTGCTTATGGTCAGCCATTTCGTTTTCCGGCAACTTTTACCTTTGTGATGCGAGCTTTTTCTACCCTAGAAGGGGTAGGCAAAGGTCTAGATCCTGAATTTAACTTTATGGAAGTCGCTCAACCCTATGCAATGCAGCTTATGACTAATAGTAATAACCCTAATGGCAGTACCATATTTGATGAACTTGGTAAACAAGCAGCACAGGTGGGTACAGCTGCTCTCGGACTACCTAGACGAATCGACGATACAATAGATAAATTAGAACGAGGAGATTTACGAGTCCGCGTCCGTTCTATAGAATCAGAACGAGTCATGCGTCGTTTAAGTGCCATTCAGCTCGGTACGAACTATACTATGTTATTTAGTGCTTTACTAATTTGCGCTACTCTCCTACTGGTTAGTGAGTACGAGATCATAGCAGCGATCGCTGCTATAATTGCACTTGTTCCAGGTTGGGCATTGTTTCGCTTATTAAAGCGTCTCGACCGCATTGACCGTATGTTCTAA
- a CDS encoding folate-binding protein YgfZ, whose amino-acid sequence MKLKQVQETAGAIFDEAGVALSFNNDHEALDAVNQGVAICDRSHWGLLKITGEDRLRYLHNQSTNDFEKLMPGQGCDTVFVTSTARTLDLATAYVTEDAVLILVSPNRRQQLLTWLDRFIFPFDKVELTDISAESSIFSLIGNQSSTLLSQLVSETIPQKNLAAHLLVTIADVPVRVAMGSGLATPGYTLIMPPENAGIVWSKLIEQGSVPLGDRLWESLRIQQGRPIPDRELTEDYNPLEAGLWQTISFEKGCYIGQETIARLNTYKGVKQKLWGIKLNQSVAPETPITIEDKKVGTLTSYTDTPDGGYGLGYVRTKAGDEGLKVQIGDAEGILVAPPFLTM is encoded by the coding sequence ATGAAATTAAAACAAGTTCAAGAAACAGCAGGAGCCATTTTTGATGAAGCAGGAGTTGCCCTTAGTTTTAACAATGATCACGAAGCATTAGATGCAGTTAATCAAGGTGTGGCAATATGCGATCGCTCTCATTGGGGATTACTCAAAATTACGGGGGAAGATCGTCTACGGTATCTCCATAATCAAAGTACTAACGATTTTGAAAAATTAATGCCAGGGCAAGGTTGCGATACAGTATTTGTTACTTCTACTGCCCGAACTCTAGATTTAGCCACAGCTTATGTAACAGAAGATGCGGTCTTGATTTTAGTTTCTCCTAATCGTCGTCAGCAACTTTTAACCTGGCTAGATCGCTTTATTTTTCCGTTTGATAAAGTTGAACTAACCGATATTTCGGCAGAATCAAGTATATTTAGTCTCATTGGTAATCAAAGCAGTACTTTACTGTCCCAGCTAGTCTCAGAAACTATACCTCAGAAAAATTTAGCGGCTCATCTCCTCGTGACTATTGCTGATGTTCCTGTCCGGGTGGCTATGGGGAGTGGTCTGGCAACTCCTGGATATACATTGATTATGCCTCCAGAAAATGCAGGTATTGTTTGGTCAAAATTAATCGAGCAGGGAAGTGTCCCCTTGGGCGATCGCCTGTGGGAAAGTCTCAGAATTCAACAGGGTAGACCAATTCCAGACCGAGAACTTACTGAAGATTATAACCCTCTAGAGGCAGGACTTTGGCAGACTATCTCCTTTGAAAAAGGCTGTTATATTGGTCAAGAAACCATCGCTCGCTTAAACACATATAAAGGAGTTAAACAAAAACTATGGGGAATTAAGCTCAATCAATCTGTTGCCCCAGAAACACCGATTACTATCGAAGACAAAAAAGTAGGTACGCTAACTAGTTATACTGATACTCCTGATGGCGGTTATGGTTTGGGGTATGTCCGTACCAAAGCGGGAGATGAAGGCTTAAAAGTGCAAATAGGCGATGCTGAGGGGATACTTGTTGCTCCACCATTTTTAACCATGTGA